The following are encoded in a window of Balaenoptera ricei isolate mBalRic1 chromosome 1, mBalRic1.hap2, whole genome shotgun sequence genomic DNA:
- the ADAM15 gene encoding disintegrin and metalloproteinase domain-containing protein 15 isoform X1 — protein MRLALLWALGLLGAGSPLPSRPLPDIGGTEEKQARPERALNGSSEPQILQDNLTLSLAEVLQTSLPEALRIKLELDGESHILELLQNRELVSGRPTLVWYQPDGTRVVSEGHTLENCCYQGRVQGHADSWVSVCTCSGLRGLVILSPERSYSLELGPGDLRGPPVISRLQDLLLPGHTCALSWPASVPTQAPPEHPLGQRHLLRWRRDVVTETKIVELVIVADHSEVQRYRDFQSLLNRTLEVALLLDTFFRPLNVRVALVGLEAWTQRDLIEISQHPGLTLDSFLRWRRTDLLPRLPHDSAQLVTATSFSGPMVGMAIQNSICSPEFSGGVNMDHSTSILGVASSIAHELGHSLGLGHDSPGNSCPCPGPAPAKSCIMEASTDFLPGLNFSNCSRQALEKALLGGMGSCLFERLSSLPSMASVCGNMLVEPGEQCDCGFPDDCTDPCCDYFTCQLRPGAQCASDGLCCQNCQLRPAGWQCRSTRGDCDLPEFCPGDSSQCPPDVSLGDGEPCAGGQAVCMQGRCTSYAQQCQALWGPGAQPAAPLCLLTANTRGDAFGSCGRRPDGSYVSCAPRDAICGQLQCQGGRAQPLLGSARDLHWEMLEANGTQLKLNCSWVHLDLGNDVAQPLLTLPGTACGPGLVCINHQCQPVEILGTQECRSKCHGHGVCDSNRHCHCEEGWAPPDCTTHIRANSSLTTGLPLSLLLLLVLVLLGASYWHRARLRQRLCQLKGPSCQYRAAQSGPPERPGPPQRALLMPGAKQASALGFPAPPSRPLPPDPVPKRLQAELADRPNPPNRPLPADPVVRYPKSQGPTKPPPPRKPLPADPQGQRPSSDLPGPGAGIPPPVVPSRPAPPPPAVSSLYL, from the exons ATGCGGCTGGCTCTGCTCTGGGCCCTGGGGCTCCTGGGGGCGGGCAGCCCTCTGCCCTCCCGGCCGCTCCCAGATATAG GTGGCACTGAGGAGAAGCAGGCAAGGCCAGAGAGGGCCCTGAATGGGTCTTCGGAGCCCCAGATCCTTCAGGACAACCTCACGCTCAGCCTAGCAGAGGTGCTTCAG ACCAGTCTGCCTGAGGCTTTGCGGATCAAATTGGAATTGGATGGTGAGAGTCATATCCTGGAGCTGCTACAGAATAG GGAGCTAGTCTCAGGCCGCCCAACCCTGGTGTGGTACCAGCCTGATGGCACCCGGGTGGTCAGTGAGGGACACACTCTG GAGAACTGCTGCTACCAGGGAAGAGTGCAGGGCCATGCCGACTCCTGGGTCTCTGTCTGCACCTGCTCCGGGCTCAG GGGCTTGGTGATCCTGTCCCCAGAGAGAAGCTACTCCCtggagctggggcctggggaccTTCGGGGTCCCCCTGTTATCTCCCGGCTCCAAGACCTCCTCCTGCCAGGCCACACTTGTGCCCTGAGCTGGCCTGCATCTGTGCCCACTCAGGCTCCACCAGAGCACCCCCTGGGACAGCGTCACCTTCTCCGG TGGAGGCGGGACGTGGTGACGGAGACCAAGATTGTTGAGCTGGTGATTGTGGCTGACCATTCCGAG GTCCAGAGGTACCGGGACTTCCAGAGCCTGCTGAACCGCACCCTGGAAGTGGCCCTCCTCCTGGACACA TTCTTCAGGCCTCTGAATGTCCGGGTGGCGCTAGTGGGCCTGGAGGCCTGGACCCAGCGTGACCTGATAGAGATAAGCCAGCACCCAGGTCTCACACTAGACAGCTTCCTCCGCTGGCGCCGGACAGACCTGCTGCCTCGGTTGCCCCACGACAGTGCCCAGCTGGTGAC TGCCACTTCATTCTCTGGGCCCATGGTGGGCATGGCCATTCAGAACTCCATCTGTTCTCCTGAATTCTCAGGAGGTGTGAACATG GACCACTCCACAAGCATCCTGGGAGTTGCCTCCTCAATAGCCCACGAGTTGGGCCACAGCCTAGGCCTGGGCCATGACTCACCTGGGAACAGCTGCCCCTGTCCAGGTCCAGCCCCAGCCAAGAGCTGCATCATGGAGGCCTCGACAGA CTTCCTGCCAGGCCTGAACTTCAGCAACTGCAGCCGACAGGCCCTGGAAAAAGCCCTCCTGGGTGGAATGGGCAGCTGCCTCTTTGAACGGCTCTCCAGTCTGCCCTCGATGGCCAGTGTCTGCGGAAATATGTTGGTGGAACCCGGCGAGCAGTGTGACTGTGGCTTCCCCGAT GACTGCACTGATCCTTGCTGTGATTACTTCACCTGCCAGCTGAGGCCAGGGGCACAGTGCGCGTCCGATGGACTCTGTTGTCAAAATTGCCAG CTGCGCCCGGCTGGCTGGCAGTGCCGCTCTACCAGAGGTGACTGTGACTTGCCCGAGTTCTGCCCAGGAGACAGCTCCCAGTGCCCCCCTGATGTCAGCCTGGGGGACGGTGAGCCGTGTGCTGGTGGACAGGCTGTGTGCATGCAAGGACGCTGTACCTCCTATGCCCAGCAGTGCCAGGCTCTCTGGGGGCCCGGGGCCCAGCCCGCCGCGCCACTTTGCCTCCTTACTGCCAACACTCGGGGGGACGCCTTTGGGAGCTGTGGGCGCAGGCCTGATGGCAGCTATGTGTCCTGTGCCCCTAG AGATGCCATTTGTGGGCAGCTCCAGTGCCAGGGAGGGAGGGCCCAGCCTCTGCTGGGCTCAGCCCGGGATCTTCACTGGGAGATGCTGGAAGCCAACGGGACCCAGCTGAAATTGAACTGCAGCTGGGTACACCTGGACCTGGGCAACGACGTGGCCCAGCCCCTGCTGACTCTGCCTGGCACAGCCTGTGGCCCCGGCCTG GTGTGCATCAACCATCAATGCCAACCGGTGGAGATCCTGGGAACACAGGAATGTCGAAGCAAATGCCATGGGCATGGG GTCTGCGACAGCAACAGACACTGCCACTGTGAGGAGGGTTGGGCGCCCCCAGACTGCACCACCCACATCAGAG CAAACAGCTCCCTGACCACAGGGTTGCCGCTCAGCCTCCTGTTGTTGCTGGTCCTGGTGCTGCTTGGTGCCAGCTACTGGCACCGTGCCCGCCTGCGCCAGCGACTCTGCCAGCTTAAGGGACCCAGCTGCCAATACAG GGCAGCCCAGTCTGGTCCCCCCGAACGTCCAGGACCCCCGCAGAGGGCTCTGCTGATGCCAGGTGCCAAG CAGGCTAGTGCCCTTGGCTTCCCGGCCCCTCCCTCCAGGCCGCTGCCTCCTGACCCTGTGCCCAAGAGACTCCAG GCTGAGCTGGCTGACCGACCCAATCCCCCCAACCGCCCTCTGCCCGCTGACCCGGTGGTGAGGTACCCGAAG tctcAGGGGCCCACCAAGCCCCCACCCCCGAGAAAACCACTGCCTGCTGACCCTCAGGGCCAGCGCCCTTCGTCTGACCTGCCTGGCCCTGGAGCTGGAATCCCGCCCCCAGTGGTACCCTCCAG GCCTGCGCCGCCGCCCCCAGCAGTGTCCTCGCTCTACCTCTGA